The Quercus robur chromosome 7, dhQueRobu3.1, whole genome shotgun sequence genome has a segment encoding these proteins:
- the LOC126693720 gene encoding transcription initiation factor IIB, with amino-acid sequence MSDAYCSDCKRQTEVVFDHSAGDTVCSECGLVLESHSIDETSEWRTFANESGDNDPVRVGGPTNPLLADGGLSTVIAKPNGATGEFLSSSLGRWQNRGSNPDRGLILAFKTIATMSDRLGLVATIKDRANEIYKRVEDQKSSRGRNQDALLAACLYIACRQEDKPRTVKEICSVANGATKKEIGRAKEYIVKQLGLENGQSVEMGTIHAGDFMRRFCSNLGMNNQAVKAAQEAVTKSEEFDIRRSPISIAAAVIYIITQLSDDKKPLKDISVATGVAEGTIRNSYKDLYPHVSKIIPSWYAKEEDLKSLCSP; translated from the exons ATGTCAGATGCGTATTGCTCAGACTGTAAGCGGCAGACGGAGGTGGTGTTCGACCACTCGGCCGGCGACACCGTGTGTTCGGAGTGCGGGTTGGTGTTGGAGTCGCACTCGATCGACGAGACCTCCGAGTGGAGGACTTTCGCAAACGAATCGGGCGATAACGACCCGGTTCGTGTCGGCGGGCCGACCAACCCGCTTTTGGCCGACGGAGGGCTCTCCACCGTCATAGCCAAGCCCAACGGCGCCACCGGAGAGTTCCTCTCCTCCTCCCTCGGCCGATGGCAGAATCGCGGTTCCAACCCCGATCGCGGCCTCATTCTAGCGTTCAAAACGATTGCCACTATGTCCGATAG GTTGGGCCTTGTTGCAACCATTAAG GACCGGGCTAATGAGATATATAAGAGGGTGGAAGATCAAAAGTCTAGTAGAGGAAGAAATCAGGATGCTCTATTGGCTGCTTGTCTGTACATTGCTTGTCGACAAGAAGACAAACCACGCACTGTAAAGG AAATATGCTCTGTCGCTAATGGAGCCACAAAGAAGGAAATTGGCCGAGCAAAAGAATACATTGTGAAACAACTGGGGTTGGAGAATGGTCAGTCGGTGGAGATGGGAACAATACATGCTGGGGACTTTATG AGGCGGTTTTGTTCCAATCTTGGTATGAATAATCAAGCGGTTAAAGCTGCCCAGGAAGCTGTTACAAAATCAGAAGAGTTTGATATAAG GAGGAGCCCTATATCAATTGCAGCAGcagttatttatattattactcAGCTTTCGGATGACAAGAAACCTCTCAAAG ATATTTCAGTTGCCACTGGAGTTGCAGAAGGGACAATAAGAAATTCCTACAAGGATCTTTATCCTCATGTATCAAAGATAATACCAAGCTGGTATGCTAAGGAGGAGGATCTGAAGAGCCTTTGCAGCCCTTGA
- the LOC126693719 gene encoding RNA-binding protein Y14B-like, which translates to MECYDADDDVLMEIEEGEVQTAHFFSPNPSYFPLQSVEGWTLLVTGVHQEAEERDVLDLFGEFGEVKSLHLNLNHRTGYLMGYALIEYDNFEAAQDAISTMNGTELFDSTISVDWAFCRDPSNASYLRSPHSHRSRTTIRRF; encoded by the exons atggaatgCTACGATGCCGACGACGACGTTTTGATGGAGATTGAGGAGGGTGAGGTCCAAACTGCTCActtcttctctcccaatccatCCTACTTTCCTCTACAAt CGGTTGAGGGATGGACTTTATTGGTCACTGGAGTTCATCAAGAGGCTGAGGAACGCGATGTTCTTGATCTATTTGGGGAGTTTGGGGAGGTTAAGAGTTTGCATCTGAATCTCAACCATCGCACTGGATATCTTATG gggtATGCTCTGATTGAATATGACAACTTTGAGGCAGCTCAGGATGCAATATCCACAATGAATGGGACTGAACTTTTTGATTCTACCATCTCTGTTGATTGGGCTTTCTGTCGTGATCCTTCCAATGCCAGTTATTTGAG ATCCCCACATTCACACCGATCAAGGACTACAATCAGGAGATTCTGA